The Penaeus chinensis breed Huanghai No. 1 chromosome 6, ASM1920278v2, whole genome shotgun sequence genomic interval GAATAACATATATATCGAATTCATGTATATCTGACAGACTTTATCGATACGTGGTAATTGCATATTCTGCATTGTGAaattattaattctcatttagACCCTTTCTCTACGTAAACATCAGTTTCATGATACATTCAAACTCGATATATCCGTGCTGAATATATATGCTCAGAGTGAATTGCATCCTATGATCTAATTTTAGAAATGaagcaaatgagaaaaaaaaaaaaaaacaacaacacttacCGACATTGTTCCTGTTTTAGTTCTTCTTGGAGATTGTTTACCTGGGCATTCGAGGCCTGAGTTTGCTCCTCCAACTCATTCCGAACTCTTTCTAGTGAGCTTTTAACCTAAAGCAAAATAACGAAAATGCAATACGAATATACAACATggtctaaaataaaataaagaatatgacaATACTGATCAGCAACTGCATGCCTGTCCCTGACCTCGACTATTTCCGATTCGATAGCCGCGTTCTTGTCTTGGGCACACGACAGACTCTGAGCTGTGGTCTTCAGGAGCTCTGTCAGCTCTGTGACATTTTCTTCGTATTCGGCATTATTGTGGACGAGCCTCGACATCGACTCGTTCAAGTCCTTCAGTTCTTGCTCTTTTGACGCGATCTTCTCCTGCAGCTGACTCACTTCAGACGCAGCTGTTGAAAATGGATATTATTCacttttcaaataaaaaaaaatcaaattattctTATGACTCGCTTCTCTTTACACTGATTTATGGTTTACCCTTACTTTGGCCACGGGACAGGGCGACGGGGAACCTGATTTACCTTGAGCAGTAAGAATATCCACTTGCTGCTTGTGTTGCACGGAAAGGTCATGGAAGCTTTCTGTTATCTCATTTATTTTCTGGACTGCCTCGCGGTTTGCGGTACTTAGCAAGTCTTTATCCTGCTGGAAAAGTGTTATTGTAACCACAAGTTCTTCTTTCTGCTGTTCGAGTGTGCGGAACAGCTGGCGAGTGTGAGTTACTCTGGAATAAGTTTCATGATGTCAGTAGCATATACCAAATTAAAGTAACGATATTCAAAGCTCAGAACACACACTTAGTAATTAATTGTTTGCTTgaaggataaaaagataaaaaaaaaaaaaaattaagaacaaaACGATAGGCGACTATCTGCTGTTGTAGCTTTTATTCTAATTGGCGTGAGGAGGATTTTAACTCACTCTTAAAAAAGTAACAAGCTTAAATATGTAGATTACGCATCTGCAAGATTATGAAAATATTCCAGTTAGGATTTAAGAGTAATATGACATATGGCCATACAAGCATCTTGCTACTAAAAGACTTAGGATATGATGAGGTGAATCATGGCATATACGGATAGAGTAAGTGCTGCTTAATAAAATAACCAAGTCGAGAGATTAAACAGAAGATATTAATTCGCGTTCAATACACTTACTTGGCCGCGATCAAGTCCCTCTCCTGGCGCTCCTTGAGTAGGCTCTGTGAGAGGTTCTCCGAGTTCAGCTGCAGCTCCATCAGATTCCTCCGCTGGTCAGCGATGGTCACCTTAGCATCGTTCAACTGTCGCTCGAGCTGCCTTGTGTTCATCTGTGGCCAGGGAAATATTTTGATTATACAGCCAACCGTAACAGAATGCCCCTTTTTTCCCTGTGAATATATAACGTCAAGATGACTAtaactttatttctctttctctctctctctctctctctctctctctctctctctctgtctcacctcaGTCGAAGCCTTCCAGCGTACAATATTTTCTGTCTCTTGCTGCAGTTGTCTGTGAAGATCTTCCATAGATACGGCACCTTCGCGCTCACTGCATTCTGGAGAAGGAAACATGCTACATACACTGAAATCAGAAGcacgaaaaagagcgagagagagagcgagagtgcgagtgagagtgagagagtgagaaagagtgagagagagagagagagagagagagagagagagagagagagagtgtgagtgagagagagagggagtgagagagagagggagtgagagagagagggaatgagagggagtgagagagagaaaaaaaaagagagagagagagagagagagagagagagagagagagagagagagagagagagagagagagagagagggggagagagagagggggggagagagagagagagagagagagagagagagagagagagagagagagagagagagagagagagagagagagagatagagagatagagagatagatagagaaagagagaaagagagaaagagagaaagggagagaaagagagaaagggagagagagagagagagagaaagagagagagagagagagagagagagagagagagagagagagagagagagagagagagagttttgatcTGAAAAATTGATTGAAACATTAGAGTACATCTCAAGTACATGTGTCGAAGTGTCATATGTCACCTCCA includes:
- the LOC125026447 gene encoding synaptonemal complex protein 1-like, producing the protein MWRQTLRSDGHTRSQWDFPARNGAHTALAKKCSEREGAVSMEDLHRQLQQETENIVRWKASTEMNTRQLERQLNDAKVTIADQRRNLMELQLNSENLSQSLLKERQERDLIAAKVTHTRQLFRTLEQQKEELVVTITLFQQDKDLLSTANREAVQKINEITESFHDLSVQHKQQVDILTAQAASEVSQLQEKIASKEQELKDLNESMSRLVHNNAEYEENVTELTELLKTTAQSLSCAQDKNAAIESEIVEVKSSLERVRNELEEQTQASNAQVNNLQEELKQEQCRHSESQKEFEEAVEKIQYLKKVNETLEGSKSELLDKFEAVTTRKQELEEELDRSNNRITKLEEEHTQLEQEAHLLSLSLKDMHTNFEDLNSDFQDIQKDRQSLMTQLDDSKKILQEENQHIKYLTQQISELTQNLQVQKKVEEELKTEISCYKDRNEEMSNTIEYLNKRIQENADAAAKLQEDLALEADKNIRSLGKEVEFLNEQLTNVRNDVGSRS